One Heptranchias perlo isolate sHepPer1 chromosome 2, sHepPer1.hap1, whole genome shotgun sequence DNA segment encodes these proteins:
- the fzd8a gene encoding frizzled-8a isoform X2 → MPNQFNHDSQDEAGLEVHQFWPLVEIQCSPDLRFFLCSMYTPICLEDYKKPLPPCRSVCERAKAGCAPLMRQYGFAWPDRMKCDRLPRQGNPETLCMDYNRTELTTAAPLFPNKPTNRPASPHGKNKPPPPPPLSRPCEPGCQCRAPMVQVKSERHPLYNRVRTGQTANCAVPCHNPYFSQDERTFTAFWIGLWSVLCFVSTFTTVATFLIDMERFKYPERPIIFLSACYLFVSTGYIVRLVAGHESVACSRQFEVEHIHYETTGPALCTVVFLLVYFFGMASSIWWVILSLTWFLAAGMKWGNEAIASYSQYFHLAAWLVPSIKSIAVLALSSVDGDPVAGICYVGNQNLDNLRGFVLAPLVIYLFIGTMFLLAGFVSLFRIRNVIKQGGTKTDKLEKLMIRIGIFTVLYTVPATIVVACYFYEQHNRQNWEMTHNCSCLTEQETRRPDYAVFMLKYFMCLLVGITSGVWIWSGKTLESWRAFCTRCCWSSKGTSGSMYSDASTGLTWRTGTASSVSYPKQVPLSQV, encoded by the coding sequence ATGCCCAACCAGTTCAACCACGACTCGCAGGACGAAGCCGGCCTGGAGGTGCACCAGTTCTGGCCCCTGGTGGAGATCCAGTGCTCGCCGGACCTGAGGTTCTTCCTGTGCAGCATGTACACCCCGATCTGCCTGGAGGACTACAAGAAGCCCTTGCCCCCTTGCAGGAGCGTGTGCGAGCGGGCCAAGGCGGGCTGCGCGCCTCTCATGAGGCAGTACGGCTTCGCCTGGCCGGACAGGATGAAGTGCGACCGGCTGCCCCGCCAGGGCAACCCGGAGACGCTGTGCATGGACTACAACCGGACCGAGCTGACGACCGCCGCGCCGCTCTTCCCCAACAAACCCACCAACAGACCGGCCAGCCCGCACGGCAAGAAcaagccgccgccgccgccgcccttGTCCCGACCGTGCGAGCCGGGCTGTCAGTGCCGGGCGCCCATGGTGCAGGTGAAGAGCGAGCGGCACCCGCTCTACAACCGGGTGAGGACGGGCCAGACGGCCAACTGCGCCGTGCCGTGCCACAACCCTTACTTCTCCCAGGACGAGAGGACCTTCACCGCCTTCTGGATCGGTCTGTGGTCGGTGCTGTGCTTCGTCTCCACCTTCACCACCGTGGCCACCTTCCTCATCGACATGGAGCGCTTCAAGTATCCCGAGCGCCCCATCATCTTCCTCTCCGCCTGCTACCTCTTCGTCTCCACCGGCTACATCGTCAGGCTGGTGGCCGGGCACGAAAGCGTGGCTTGCAGCCGCCAGTTCGAGGTGGAACACATCCATTACGAGACCACCGGGCCAGCCCTCTGCACCGTGGTCTTCCTGCTCGTCTACTTCTTCGGGATGGCCAGCTCCATCTGGTGGGTCATCCTGTCCCTCACCTGGTTCCTGGCCGCCGGCATGAAGTGGGGCAACGAGGCGATCGCCAGCTACTCTCAGTATTTCCACCTGGCCGCCTGGCTGGTGCCCAGCATCAAGTCCATCGCCGTCCTGGCCCTGAGCTCGGTGGACGGGGACCCGGTGGCCGGGATCTGCTACGTGGGCAATCAAAACCTGGACAACCTGCGGGGCTTCGTCTTGGCGCCTCTCGTGATCTACCTGTTCATCGGGACTATGTTCCTACTGGCGGGATTCGTCTCCTTGTTCAGGATACGGAATGTGATTAAGCAGGGTGGCACCAAGAccgataaactggagaagctgatgATCAGGATTGGGATCTTTACAGTGCTCTACACGGTGCCCGCCACCATAGTGGTGGCCTGTTACTTCTACGAACAGCATAACCGGCAGAATTGGGAGATGACTCACAACTGCTCCTGTCTGACAGAGCAGGAGACGAGAAGGCCGGACTATGCAGTGTTCATGCTCAAGTATTTCATGTGTTTGCTGGTGGGGATCACGTCTGGAGTTTGGATCTGGTCAGGGAAGACCCTGGAGTCGTGGAGGGCTTTTTGTACACGCTGCTGCTGGAGCAGCAAAGGAACTAGTGGTTCTATGTACAGTGACGCTAGCACTGGACTAACCTGGAGAACTGGCACCGCCAGCTCTGTGTCTTACCCCAAACAAGTGCCATTATCCCAAGTCTGA
- the fzd8a gene encoding frizzled-8a isoform X1, translated as MECYLLEVYLLFALALLQRSSGAAAKELSCQEITVPLCKGIGYNYTYMPNQFNHDSQDEAGLEVHQFWPLVEIQCSPDLRFFLCSMYTPICLEDYKKPLPPCRSVCERAKAGCAPLMRQYGFAWPDRMKCDRLPRQGNPETLCMDYNRTELTTAAPLFPNKPTNRPASPHGKNKPPPPPPLSRPCEPGCQCRAPMVQVKSERHPLYNRVRTGQTANCAVPCHNPYFSQDERTFTAFWIGLWSVLCFVSTFTTVATFLIDMERFKYPERPIIFLSACYLFVSTGYIVRLVAGHESVACSRQFEVEHIHYETTGPALCTVVFLLVYFFGMASSIWWVILSLTWFLAAGMKWGNEAIASYSQYFHLAAWLVPSIKSIAVLALSSVDGDPVAGICYVGNQNLDNLRGFVLAPLVIYLFIGTMFLLAGFVSLFRIRNVIKQGGTKTDKLEKLMIRIGIFTVLYTVPATIVVACYFYEQHNRQNWEMTHNCSCLTEQETRRPDYAVFMLKYFMCLLVGITSGVWIWSGKTLESWRAFCTRCCWSSKGTSGSMYSDASTGLTWRTGTASSVSYPKQVPLSQV; from the coding sequence ATGGAGTGTTACCTGCTGGAGGTTTACCTGCTCTTTGCCCTGGCTTTGCTGCAGAGATCGAGCGGCGCTGCCGCGAAGGAGCTGTCTTGTCAGGAGATCACCGTGCCCCTGTGCAAAGGCATCGGCTACAACTACACCTACATGCCCAACCAGTTCAACCACGACTCGCAGGACGAAGCCGGCCTGGAGGTGCACCAGTTCTGGCCCCTGGTGGAGATCCAGTGCTCGCCGGACCTGAGGTTCTTCCTGTGCAGCATGTACACCCCGATCTGCCTGGAGGACTACAAGAAGCCCTTGCCCCCTTGCAGGAGCGTGTGCGAGCGGGCCAAGGCGGGCTGCGCGCCTCTCATGAGGCAGTACGGCTTCGCCTGGCCGGACAGGATGAAGTGCGACCGGCTGCCCCGCCAGGGCAACCCGGAGACGCTGTGCATGGACTACAACCGGACCGAGCTGACGACCGCCGCGCCGCTCTTCCCCAACAAACCCACCAACAGACCGGCCAGCCCGCACGGCAAGAAcaagccgccgccgccgccgcccttGTCCCGACCGTGCGAGCCGGGCTGTCAGTGCCGGGCGCCCATGGTGCAGGTGAAGAGCGAGCGGCACCCGCTCTACAACCGGGTGAGGACGGGCCAGACGGCCAACTGCGCCGTGCCGTGCCACAACCCTTACTTCTCCCAGGACGAGAGGACCTTCACCGCCTTCTGGATCGGTCTGTGGTCGGTGCTGTGCTTCGTCTCCACCTTCACCACCGTGGCCACCTTCCTCATCGACATGGAGCGCTTCAAGTATCCCGAGCGCCCCATCATCTTCCTCTCCGCCTGCTACCTCTTCGTCTCCACCGGCTACATCGTCAGGCTGGTGGCCGGGCACGAAAGCGTGGCTTGCAGCCGCCAGTTCGAGGTGGAACACATCCATTACGAGACCACCGGGCCAGCCCTCTGCACCGTGGTCTTCCTGCTCGTCTACTTCTTCGGGATGGCCAGCTCCATCTGGTGGGTCATCCTGTCCCTCACCTGGTTCCTGGCCGCCGGCATGAAGTGGGGCAACGAGGCGATCGCCAGCTACTCTCAGTATTTCCACCTGGCCGCCTGGCTGGTGCCCAGCATCAAGTCCATCGCCGTCCTGGCCCTGAGCTCGGTGGACGGGGACCCGGTGGCCGGGATCTGCTACGTGGGCAATCAAAACCTGGACAACCTGCGGGGCTTCGTCTTGGCGCCTCTCGTGATCTACCTGTTCATCGGGACTATGTTCCTACTGGCGGGATTCGTCTCCTTGTTCAGGATACGGAATGTGATTAAGCAGGGTGGCACCAAGAccgataaactggagaagctgatgATCAGGATTGGGATCTTTACAGTGCTCTACACGGTGCCCGCCACCATAGTGGTGGCCTGTTACTTCTACGAACAGCATAACCGGCAGAATTGGGAGATGACTCACAACTGCTCCTGTCTGACAGAGCAGGAGACGAGAAGGCCGGACTATGCAGTGTTCATGCTCAAGTATTTCATGTGTTTGCTGGTGGGGATCACGTCTGGAGTTTGGATCTGGTCAGGGAAGACCCTGGAGTCGTGGAGGGCTTTTTGTACACGCTGCTGCTGGAGCAGCAAAGGAACTAGTGGTTCTATGTACAGTGACGCTAGCACTGGACTAACCTGGAGAACTGGCACCGCCAGCTCTGTGTCTTACCCCAAACAAGTGCCATTATCCCAAGTCTGA